In a single window of the Streptomyces sp. CGMCC 4.7035 genome:
- a CDS encoding GNAT family N-acetyltransferase encodes MVSSIASQSDADAFRALNEEWISRLFTLQEEDRAVLGDPFGRIVGPGGDVLVAREQGRGAVVGCVALLAYPDAVFELAKMAVAPAAQGRGIGRQLIAAATDRAQARGATRLFLGTNSKLAPAIHLYEEAGFVRITRNRLPVADYYARADILMELK; translated from the coding sequence GTGGTCTCCTCGATCGCCTCGCAAAGTGATGCCGACGCGTTCCGCGCGTTGAACGAGGAGTGGATCTCCCGCCTGTTCACCCTTCAGGAAGAGGACCGGGCGGTTCTCGGAGATCCGTTCGGCCGCATCGTGGGCCCGGGCGGTGATGTGCTCGTGGCGCGCGAGCAGGGCAGGGGCGCCGTTGTCGGGTGCGTCGCGCTTTTGGCTTATCCGGACGCCGTGTTCGAGCTGGCGAAGATGGCCGTGGCCCCCGCCGCGCAGGGACGCGGCATCGGCCGCCAACTCATAGCCGCAGCGACCGACCGTGCCCAGGCACGTGGTGCGACCCGACTGTTCCTCGGCACAAACAGCAAGCTGGCTCCCGCCATCCACCTGTACGAGGAGGCCGGGTTCGTCAGGATCACCCGCAACCGTCTCCCGGTGGCCGACTATTACGCCCGCGCTGACATCCTCATGGAACTGAAGTGA
- a CDS encoding LysR family transcriptional regulator: MDQRIELRHLRYFLAVAEELHFGRAAQRLNIAQPALSQQIRQLEKIVGVELFRRTSRSVRLTDAGATFQPRARDLLGRLAADVDEAGRVGRGEAGRLDVAFITSATAIVSERLREFSRCRPDVQVKLHDGFTVDVLAALERGTADIGIVRDAEKRDDIDLSLLTTERFVAVIPTDHPAARADHVAAKALAADPLILFPRSAGAQAFDVNTQPLRDAGIDVQVAQECSNWHTIIMFVAAGLGVTIAPYSVTTLLPAGAQRLELDGPPTMSRIFMATRRGDNRPLVQAFIAASESVTGRGHDRTTRARGGAGSQPVLRRR; this comes from the coding sequence ATGGATCAGCGAATCGAGCTCCGCCACCTGCGGTACTTTCTGGCTGTGGCCGAGGAACTCCACTTCGGCCGTGCCGCCCAGCGGCTGAACATCGCTCAGCCCGCCCTGTCCCAGCAGATCAGGCAGCTCGAGAAGATCGTCGGTGTCGAGCTGTTCCGGCGGACCTCTCGAAGCGTCCGCCTCACAGACGCGGGAGCGACGTTCCAGCCACGGGCGAGGGACCTTCTGGGCCGTCTGGCGGCCGACGTCGACGAGGCCGGCCGTGTCGGGCGCGGCGAGGCCGGTCGCCTGGATGTCGCCTTCATCACTTCCGCCACCGCGATCGTCAGCGAACGGCTCCGTGAATTCTCCCGCTGCCGTCCAGACGTCCAGGTCAAACTGCACGACGGCTTCACCGTCGATGTCCTGGCGGCCCTGGAACGGGGCACGGCCGACATCGGTATCGTGCGAGATGCTGAGAAGCGAGACGACATCGACCTTTCCCTGCTGACAACGGAACGGTTCGTCGCCGTCATCCCCACAGACCACCCCGCCGCAAGGGCTGATCATGTGGCAGCAAAGGCGCTGGCCGCTGACCCGCTGATCCTGTTCCCGCGTTCAGCAGGAGCCCAGGCGTTCGACGTGAACACACAGCCGTTGCGGGACGCCGGCATCGACGTCCAGGTCGCGCAAGAGTGCTCGAACTGGCACACCATCATCATGTTCGTCGCCGCCGGCCTTGGCGTCACCATCGCCCCATACAGCGTCACGACACTGCTCCCCGCAGGCGCCCAACGTCTTGAACTCGACGGACCTCCCACAATGAGCCGGATCTTCATGGCCACCCGCCGAGGAGACAACCGTCCCCTCGTACAAGCCTTCATCGCAGCATCCGAGTCCGTGACAGGTCGCGGCCACGACCGGACGACGA